The Gouania willdenowi chromosome 3, fGouWil2.1, whole genome shotgun sequence genome includes a region encoding these proteins:
- the itgb6 gene encoding integrin beta-6 isoform X2, which yields MGLFLLGLVLYWINTVEGSCSGGSAVTCDECLQISPHCAWCTQENFTDWFSVGVRCDTLDKLLEKGCVRGQIQFPVSESQIHLSRPLGKKTVDANSTQISPQKMSLKLRPGSPVTFQVQIQHTEDYPVDIYYLMDLSGSMIDDLEMIKDLGSTLSKEMAKLTSKFRMGFGSFVEKPVLPFIKITESELKNPCSAVGHNCLPTFGYKHILSLTSLTDKFNEIIATQHVSANVDVPECGFDAVMQAAVCGNKIGWRNDSMRLLVFVSDADSHFGMDSKMAGIVIPNDGQCHLDINNEYSMSAVQEYPTLGQLIDKVVENNILLIFAVTKEQKHNYENYANLIPGATVGVLATDSRNILELIVTAYKELRSEIELEVLGDTEELHLSFTALCPNGAVLPDTKRCSNSKPGEMVVFNVSVELPGCFSGVRQFSLKPVGLQDSLEVELASLCSCDCQTTSTPESNSSQCTEGQGAFQCGVCVCHPGFLGEHCECNEDSALLSNCLENNESEICNGQGQCYCGKCECHASSFGRIYGQYCQCDNYSCVRFRGELCGGHGVCDCGECHCESGWTGEYCNCSSSTEACMSEDGSLCNGRGNCKCGECVCSVPGASGDKCEMCPTCGEACSSARI from the exons ATGGGGCTTTTTCTGCTGGGCCTGGTTCTATACTGGATAAACACCGTGGAGG GGTCATGTTCAGGAGGCAGTGCTGTGACTTGTGACGAATGTCTGCAGATCAGTCCTCACTGTGCCTGGTGCACACAGGAG AATTTCACTGATTGGTTCTCCGTCGGTGTGCGATGCGACACACTGGATAAATTACTTGAAAAAGGATGtgtcaggggccaaatccagttCCCGGTCTCCGAGAGTCAAATCCACTTGAGCCGACCTCTTGGTAAAAAGACAGTGGACGCTAACAGCACTCAGATCTCGCCGCAGAAGATGTCCCTAAAGCTCCGTCCTG GTAGCCCAGTGACTTTCCAAGTTCAAATTCAACACACCGAGGACTACCCTGTGGACATCTACTATCTGATGGACCTGTCTGGATCCATGATTGATGACCTAGAAATGATCAAAGACTTGGGCTCCACGCTTTCCAAAGAAATGGCCAAGCTCACCAGTAAATTTCGGATGGGCTTTGGCTCTTTTGTGGAGAAGCCTGTTCTACCTTTTATCAAGATCACAGAAAGTGAGCTGAAGAACCCCTGCAG CGCTGTGGGTCACAACTGCCTGCCAACGTTCGGCTACAAACACATCCTGTCCCTGACGAGCCTTACTGACAAGTTCAATGAGATCATTGCAACGCAGCACGTTTCTGCTAACGTTGACGTGCCGGAGTGTGGCTTCGACGCTGTCATGCAGGCTGCGGTCTGTGGG AATAAAATAGGCTGGAGGAACGATTCCATGCGTCTGCTGGTGTTTGTGAGTGACGCTGACTCACACTTTGGGATGGACAGTAAAATGGCTGGTATTGTGATTCCCAATGATGGACAGTGTCACCTGGATATCAACAATGAATACTCCATGTCAGCGGTGCAG GAGTATCCAACTCTTGGTCAGCTGATTGATAAGGTGGTCGAGAACAACATCCTCCTGATATTTGCTGTGACGAAAGAGCAGAAGCACAACTATGAG AACTATGCAAATCTCATACCTGGCGCCACAGTCGGAGTCCTGGCAACAGATTCCCGCAACATCCTGGAGCTGATTGTAACAGCATACAAA gaactTCGCTCAGAGATTGAACTGGAGGTTCTTGGAGACACGGAGGAGCTGCACTTGTCCTTTACGGCCCTTTGTCCAAATGGGGCCGTCCTCCCAGATACCAAACGCTGCTCCAACAGCAAACCTGGAGAGATG GTGGTATTCAACGTGTCGGTGGAGCTTCCTGGTTGCTTCTCGGGGGTCCGCCAGTTCTCCCTCAAACCGGTGGGCTTGCAGGACAGTTTGGAGGTGGAGCTGGCATCTCTTTGCTCCTGTGACTGTCAGACCACCAGCACTCCAGAATCCAACAGCAGCCAATGCACTGAGGGCCAGGGGGCTTTCCAGTGtggcgtgtgcgtgtgtcatcCGGGCTTCCTGGGAGAACACTGTGAATGCAATGAGGACAGCGCTTTGTTGAGCAACTGCCTTGAAAACAATGAGTCTGAGATATGCAACGGTCAAGGGCAGTGCTATTGTGGGAAGTGCGAGTGTCACGCTTCCAGCTTTGGCCGCAtttatggacaatactgccaatgTGACAACTACTCGTGTGTTCGCTTTCGTGGGGAGCTCTGTGGAG GTCAtggtgtgtgtgactgtggGGAATGTCACTGTGAAAGCGGATGGACGGGCGAGTATTGcaactgcagcagcagcaccgaGGCGTGCATGTCTGAGGACGGCTCGCTCTGCAACGGCCGCGGAAATTGCAAGTGTggggagtgtgtctgctctgtacCTGGAGCATCTGGAGACAAGTGTGAGATGTGCCCAACATGCGGAGAGGCCTGTAGCTCTGCAAG AATATGA
- the itgb6 gene encoding integrin beta-6 isoform X1 has translation MGLFLLGLVLYWINTVEGSCSGGSAVTCDECLQISPHCAWCTQENFTDWFSVGVRCDTLDKLLEKGCVRGQIQFPVSESQIHLSRPLGKKTVDANSTQISPQKMSLKLRPGSPVTFQVQIQHTEDYPVDIYYLMDLSGSMIDDLEMIKDLGSTLSKEMAKLTSKFRMGFGSFVEKPVLPFIKITESELKNPCSAVGHNCLPTFGYKHILSLTSLTDKFNEIIATQHVSANVDVPECGFDAVMQAAVCGNKIGWRNDSMRLLVFVSDADSHFGMDSKMAGIVIPNDGQCHLDINNEYSMSAVQEYPTLGQLIDKVVENNILLIFAVTKEQKHNYENYANLIPGATVGVLATDSRNILELIVTAYKELRSEIELEVLGDTEELHLSFTALCPNGAVLPDTKRCSNSKPGEMVVFNVSVELPGCFSGVRQFSLKPVGLQDSLEVELASLCSCDCQTTSTPESNSSQCTEGQGAFQCGVCVCHPGFLGEHCECNEDSALLSNCLENNESEICNGQGQCYCGKCECHASSFGRIYGQYCQCDNYSCVRFRGELCGGHGVCDCGECHCESGWTGEYCNCSSSTEACMSEDGSLCNGRGNCKCGECVCSVPGASGDKCEMCPTCGEACSSARACVECQLLKEDSPELCNQSCSIPKISINTSAEYDRGSFMPCTLMMENECWISFNVVQGETGTTAYNLQMYGCPETPNIPMIILGVSLSVVCIGMILLGVWKVLVSAHDRKEVAKFEAERAKAKWQSGTNPLFRSSTSTFKNVTYRNTQR, from the exons ATGGGGCTTTTTCTGCTGGGCCTGGTTCTATACTGGATAAACACCGTGGAGG GGTCATGTTCAGGAGGCAGTGCTGTGACTTGTGACGAATGTCTGCAGATCAGTCCTCACTGTGCCTGGTGCACACAGGAG AATTTCACTGATTGGTTCTCCGTCGGTGTGCGATGCGACACACTGGATAAATTACTTGAAAAAGGATGtgtcaggggccaaatccagttCCCGGTCTCCGAGAGTCAAATCCACTTGAGCCGACCTCTTGGTAAAAAGACAGTGGACGCTAACAGCACTCAGATCTCGCCGCAGAAGATGTCCCTAAAGCTCCGTCCTG GTAGCCCAGTGACTTTCCAAGTTCAAATTCAACACACCGAGGACTACCCTGTGGACATCTACTATCTGATGGACCTGTCTGGATCCATGATTGATGACCTAGAAATGATCAAAGACTTGGGCTCCACGCTTTCCAAAGAAATGGCCAAGCTCACCAGTAAATTTCGGATGGGCTTTGGCTCTTTTGTGGAGAAGCCTGTTCTACCTTTTATCAAGATCACAGAAAGTGAGCTGAAGAACCCCTGCAG CGCTGTGGGTCACAACTGCCTGCCAACGTTCGGCTACAAACACATCCTGTCCCTGACGAGCCTTACTGACAAGTTCAATGAGATCATTGCAACGCAGCACGTTTCTGCTAACGTTGACGTGCCGGAGTGTGGCTTCGACGCTGTCATGCAGGCTGCGGTCTGTGGG AATAAAATAGGCTGGAGGAACGATTCCATGCGTCTGCTGGTGTTTGTGAGTGACGCTGACTCACACTTTGGGATGGACAGTAAAATGGCTGGTATTGTGATTCCCAATGATGGACAGTGTCACCTGGATATCAACAATGAATACTCCATGTCAGCGGTGCAG GAGTATCCAACTCTTGGTCAGCTGATTGATAAGGTGGTCGAGAACAACATCCTCCTGATATTTGCTGTGACGAAAGAGCAGAAGCACAACTATGAG AACTATGCAAATCTCATACCTGGCGCCACAGTCGGAGTCCTGGCAACAGATTCCCGCAACATCCTGGAGCTGATTGTAACAGCATACAAA gaactTCGCTCAGAGATTGAACTGGAGGTTCTTGGAGACACGGAGGAGCTGCACTTGTCCTTTACGGCCCTTTGTCCAAATGGGGCCGTCCTCCCAGATACCAAACGCTGCTCCAACAGCAAACCTGGAGAGATG GTGGTATTCAACGTGTCGGTGGAGCTTCCTGGTTGCTTCTCGGGGGTCCGCCAGTTCTCCCTCAAACCGGTGGGCTTGCAGGACAGTTTGGAGGTGGAGCTGGCATCTCTTTGCTCCTGTGACTGTCAGACCACCAGCACTCCAGAATCCAACAGCAGCCAATGCACTGAGGGCCAGGGGGCTTTCCAGTGtggcgtgtgcgtgtgtcatcCGGGCTTCCTGGGAGAACACTGTGAATGCAATGAGGACAGCGCTTTGTTGAGCAACTGCCTTGAAAACAATGAGTCTGAGATATGCAACGGTCAAGGGCAGTGCTATTGTGGGAAGTGCGAGTGTCACGCTTCCAGCTTTGGCCGCAtttatggacaatactgccaatgTGACAACTACTCGTGTGTTCGCTTTCGTGGGGAGCTCTGTGGAG GTCAtggtgtgtgtgactgtggGGAATGTCACTGTGAAAGCGGATGGACGGGCGAGTATTGcaactgcagcagcagcaccgaGGCGTGCATGTCTGAGGACGGCTCGCTCTGCAACGGCCGCGGAAATTGCAAGTGTggggagtgtgtctgctctgtacCTGGAGCATCTGGAGACAAGTGTGAGATGTGCCCAACATGCGGAGAGGCCTGTAGCTCTGCAAG GGCTTGTGTAGAGTGCCAGCTTCTGAAGGAGGACAGTCCTGAGCTGTGCAATCAAAGTTGTAGCATCCCCAAAATTTCCATCAACACATCTGCAG AATATGACCGGGGCTCCTTTATGCCGTGCACACTGATGATGGAGAATGAATGCTGGATCTCATTTAATGTGGTGCAAGGCGAGACCGGGACGACTGCGTACAATCTACAGATGTATG GGTGCCCTGAAACTCCTAACATCCCCATGATCATTCTTGGGGTTTCCCTTTCTGTCGTGTGCATCGGCATGATTCTGCTCGGTGTGTGGAAGGTGTTGGTGTCGGCGCATGATCGGAAGGAGGTGGCCAAGTTTGAGGCGGAGAGGGCGAAGGCAAAATGGCAGTCG GGGACCAACCCTTTGTTTAGAAGCTCAACgtctacatttaaaaatgtaacttaCAGGAATACACAAAGATAA